A DNA window from Agarivorans sp. TSD2052 contains the following coding sequences:
- a CDS encoding efflux RND transporter permease subunit: MNLAEFAIRQRTFVCFFTVLCIIAGIGSYIGLGKLEDPSFTVKSAVVVTLYPGASAQEVEQQVTDKIETRLQEMGAVWKLRSLSRPGSSMIFVDLKENTASEELPQQWDLLRRKVNDVKLDLPATAQISIVQDEFSEVYGMLFAVYGEGVEPAELKQQAKELQRRLKAVDGIKKVELHGLPQQIVTIDLPNERLAENNLSSLQVFNQLTTQNMVLDSGSFKVGEERIRVSQNGTFSNVNDIKNLLIKTGVANVGSGLIRLGDIADIYLDYQTPALSQSRFNGQPAVTIAVSPVDGINVVALGDTLKQVLNDYTSELPIGSEIGTIAFQPDEVKKSINNFVSNLVESIVIVVAVLWIFMGLRSAAIVGSSLLVTLLITLIYMLLAGIDLQRVSVGSFILALGMLVDNAIVITDMFKAKLAQGIDRFQAATSSVKETAVPLLAATVIAIAGATPVLLSQTDAAEFAGSVFQILCSSLLLSWLIAMTLTPLMCWTFIKVDPTQTEQAESKLVKMSRRVLTWVVAKPFSAIALVIPALLVTALIVPKIAINFMPGSDRPIVFLDYWLPNGGQTEIVSRDMLAIEKWLLEQPEVTSISSYIGASAPRFSVTVEPEPYDSSYGQILINTRDFESIDSLVERGDRWLMQQYPNAEPRFRNLKLATKDKFALEARFSGPDPKVLQQLSEQAQAIYNAHPNTKYVRDDWRQTSKQLVPLMNQDKMRRAGINRSDVALAIQRASSGVVVGALRQGDETLPIKLQSTNTDIAHLNNLPVRSLLGLHSVPLSQVIDGFETREEQSLIWRRNRVPIITAQAAVFGATPSDVRKEIAEQILAIELPHGYSFEWGGEYYDEKRALDDTISQIPKAVIIMVIIMVALFNGLKQPAIILVTLPLASIGCAWTLFLFDKPFGFMGLTGAVALSGMIIKNGIVLIDQIELERKQGRSINDAIIESTINRTMAISMGALTTVLGMVPLLTDRLFDQMAAIIIGGLVVATFLSLVIMPAWYRIFYRNEEQSQPEPEAEPSVELSHENN; this comes from the coding sequence ATGAATTTAGCTGAATTTGCTATTAGGCAACGCACTTTTGTGTGCTTCTTTACCGTGCTTTGCATTATTGCTGGTATAGGCTCTTACATTGGTTTAGGCAAACTAGAAGACCCGTCTTTCACCGTAAAAAGTGCTGTTGTCGTTACCCTTTACCCGGGGGCCTCGGCGCAAGAAGTGGAACAACAAGTTACCGACAAAATTGAAACCCGTTTACAAGAAATGGGCGCGGTGTGGAAACTACGCAGCTTATCTCGCCCTGGTAGCTCGATGATCTTTGTCGATCTAAAAGAAAACACCGCATCAGAAGAGCTGCCCCAGCAATGGGACTTACTGCGCCGTAAAGTAAACGACGTAAAATTAGATCTCCCTGCCACTGCGCAAATTAGCATCGTGCAAGACGAGTTCTCTGAAGTGTACGGTATGTTGTTTGCGGTTTACGGCGAAGGGGTAGAACCCGCCGAGCTTAAGCAGCAAGCTAAAGAACTACAACGCCGACTAAAAGCTGTCGACGGCATTAAAAAAGTTGAGCTACACGGTCTGCCACAACAAATCGTTACTATCGACTTACCAAACGAACGTTTAGCCGAAAACAACCTTTCTAGCCTACAGGTGTTTAACCAGCTTACTACCCAAAACATGGTGCTTGATTCAGGCAGTTTTAAAGTGGGTGAAGAACGCATTCGAGTGAGCCAAAACGGTACATTCAGCAATGTTAATGACATTAAAAACTTACTGATTAAAACTGGTGTAGCCAATGTAGGTAGTGGCTTAATCCGCTTGGGTGACATCGCCGACATTTACTTGGACTACCAAACACCCGCGCTATCGCAAAGCCGCTTTAACGGACAACCAGCAGTTACCATTGCAGTAAGCCCAGTTGACGGTATCAACGTAGTCGCCTTAGGCGATACCTTAAAACAAGTATTAAATGACTACACCAGTGAACTACCCATTGGCAGTGAAATAGGCACAATTGCTTTTCAACCTGACGAAGTAAAAAAATCTATCAATAACTTTGTGAGCAACCTGGTTGAGAGTATTGTTATTGTCGTCGCAGTTTTGTGGATCTTTATGGGTTTACGTAGCGCGGCCATTGTTGGCTCTAGCTTGCTGGTTACGCTACTTATTACTCTAATTTACATGCTCTTGGCTGGGATTGATTTACAACGCGTATCGGTAGGCTCATTTATTTTGGCCTTAGGCATGCTGGTAGATAACGCCATCGTCATTACCGATATGTTTAAAGCTAAACTTGCTCAAGGTATCGACCGTTTTCAAGCCGCCACCAGCAGCGTAAAAGAAACCGCTGTGCCTTTGTTGGCTGCTACCGTCATCGCTATTGCGGGCGCAACGCCGGTATTATTATCCCAAACTGACGCCGCAGAATTTGCGGGGTCGGTATTCCAAATATTGTGTAGCTCACTATTGCTTTCGTGGCTAATTGCCATGACCTTAACGCCACTCATGTGCTGGACATTTATTAAAGTAGACCCAACACAAACAGAACAAGCAGAGTCGAAGTTAGTAAAAATGTCTCGCCGAGTATTAACGTGGGTAGTGGCAAAACCGTTTAGCGCTATTGCCTTAGTGATTCCAGCGCTGTTAGTTACCGCGTTAATAGTGCCAAAAATTGCCATTAACTTTATGCCAGGCTCTGACCGCCCGATTGTATTTCTCGATTATTGGCTACCCAATGGTGGGCAAACTGAGATTGTTTCTCGCGATATGCTAGCAATTGAAAAGTGGTTACTAGAACAGCCAGAAGTGACCAGCATCTCTAGTTACATTGGTGCCAGTGCCCCGCGATTCTCGGTTACCGTTGAGCCAGAACCTTATGATAGTAGCTATGGGCAAATACTCATCAATACCCGTGACTTTGAATCTATTGACAGCTTAGTGGAACGCGGTGATCGCTGGTTAATGCAACAATACCCCAATGCAGAGCCACGCTTTAGAAATCTAAAACTAGCGACCAAAGATAAATTTGCCCTTGAAGCCCGCTTTAGCGGCCCAGATCCAAAGGTATTACAGCAGCTGTCTGAGCAAGCGCAAGCCATTTACAACGCTCACCCCAATACTAAGTATGTTCGTGACGATTGGCGCCAAACTAGCAAACAGTTAGTGCCGTTAATGAATCAAGACAAAATGCGCCGTGCGGGTATTAACCGTAGCGATGTTGCATTGGCTATTCAACGTGCCTCTAGTGGCGTTGTAGTAGGTGCGCTGCGCCAAGGTGATGAAACCTTGCCGATTAAATTACAAAGCACTAACACCGATATTGCGCATTTAAACAATTTGCCAGTGCGCTCACTACTTGGTTTACATAGCGTACCCCTTAGCCAAGTGATTGACGGTTTTGAAACCCGCGAAGAACAAAGCCTAATTTGGCGCAGAAACCGCGTGCCTATTATCACCGCACAAGCCGCAGTATTTGGTGCCACGCCATCAGATGTGCGTAAAGAGATAGCGGAGCAAATTTTAGCCATAGAATTACCTCACGGCTACAGCTTTGAATGGGGCGGCGAATACTACGACGAAAAACGCGCGCTAGACGATACCATTAGCCAAATTCCGAAAGCTGTCATCATTATGGTGATTATTATGGTGGCTTTGTTTAATGGTCTTAAACAGCCCGCTATTATTCTCGTCACCCTGCCTTTAGCCTCTATTGGTTGTGCCTGGACCCTGTTCTTATTTGATAAGCCCTTTGGTTTTATGGGCTTAACCGGCGCAGTGGCTTTATCGGGAATGATTATTAAAAACGGTATTGTACTCATAGACCAAATTGAACTGGAGCGTAAGCAAGGTCGTAGTATTAACGATGCCATTATCGAATCTACGATTAACCGTACTATGGCTATCTCTATGGGCGCGCTAACCACCGTATTAGGTATGGTGCCGCTACTTACCGACCGCTTATTCGACCAAATGGCAGCCATTATTATAGGTGGGTTAGTCGTCGCCACCTTCCTGTCGCTAGTTATTATGCCTGCTTGGTATCGGATCTTTTACCGTAACGAAGAACAAAGCCAACCTGAGCCTGAAGCTGAACCATCTGTGGAGCTTAGCCATGAAAACAACTAA
- a CDS encoding efflux RND transporter periplasmic adaptor subunit, whose product MKHSYIAIALSATLLSACSNEQPAETIHTKVRPVKVISLTAATQLENQHYSGVLSSSTSSKLAFRVPGTIEEVLVSSGESVTKGQLLARLDPHDYQVSLLELQAKLAEATAAQTLAYNEYQRVEQATRDNAIAPVNLNRALSGKQRADAMVEVVNQNIQRAKDALRYTELHAPFDGVIAQRFVEDFEQAVPALRVFTLHKPEQLEAVIDVPENQIASFKLGQNAQITWHNQEQALPVELTEIATVPDLVKQTYTVTFTLKQAAKDIYPGKSIHLSLAQDASQQTRYCLPHSALLLDGSRAQVYRVEQQQVKSVPVEIVNQTQQQVCVSGDLRQQDKIIVAGSHYLKHGQQVGKLLEVKGA is encoded by the coding sequence ATGAAACACTCCTATATCGCTATAGCGTTAAGCGCAACATTACTTAGCGCCTGTAGTAACGAACAACCAGCAGAAACCATTCACACCAAGGTACGTCCGGTTAAAGTCATTAGCCTAACTGCTGCTACCCAGCTGGAAAATCAACACTACAGTGGAGTGTTAAGCTCTAGCACCAGTTCTAAATTGGCCTTTCGTGTGCCGGGCACAATAGAAGAAGTGCTGGTTTCTAGCGGCGAATCGGTAACTAAAGGCCAACTACTCGCCCGCCTAGACCCACATGACTATCAAGTAAGCTTACTGGAGCTACAGGCAAAACTCGCCGAAGCGACTGCTGCGCAAACCTTGGCATACAATGAGTACCAGCGTGTAGAACAAGCCACCAGAGACAACGCCATTGCTCCGGTAAACTTAAACCGCGCCTTAAGCGGTAAGCAACGTGCTGACGCTATGGTAGAAGTAGTAAACCAAAATATTCAACGCGCTAAAGACGCCCTGCGTTATACCGAACTTCACGCCCCATTTGATGGTGTAATCGCTCAGCGATTTGTGGAAGACTTTGAACAAGCGGTACCAGCGCTTCGCGTATTTACACTGCATAAGCCAGAGCAACTAGAAGCGGTTATTGATGTACCAGAGAATCAAATTGCCAGCTTTAAACTTGGCCAGAATGCGCAAATCACTTGGCATAACCAAGAGCAAGCCTTACCAGTAGAGCTAACTGAAATTGCCACCGTGCCAGATTTAGTCAAGCAAACCTACACCGTAACCTTCACGCTAAAGCAAGCGGCTAAAGACATTTACCCAGGTAAGTCCATTCACTTATCATTGGCTCAAGATGCCTCTCAACAAACCCGCTACTGCTTGCCTCATTCAGCTTTATTACTGGATGGCTCTAGAGCCCAAGTATACCGTGTTGAGCAACAGCAAGTTAAAAGTGTACCCGTAGAAATTGTTAATCAAACCCAGCAACAAGTATGTGTATCAGGCGATTTACGCCAACAAGACAAAATCATTGTGGCAGGAAGCCATTACCTTAAACACGGACAACAGGTAGGTAAATTGCTTGAAGTGAAGGGGGCTTAA
- a CDS encoding LysR family transcriptional regulator translates to MRVEDLSLFIKVVESGSFSAAAHSLDLPRANVSRRINELEQSLNTRLFVRTTRKLNLTNQGQQYYESVQDIMRRLIDANSALQSHTSTPTGQVKVGVNVGSDYYLIDITKSFKKLYPDIDIEVRYSNESYQGLFEHGLDMAMYIGDLTDSSFVARKLGGFNKIVVASPAYLKAHSTPKTPQDLLQHSCIVYRRHDQKLENRWQFSNQDIEVNHHHISNNYTHIAQAVEADLGIALLPYILAYPMLENGSVCHLMPEYLSPAEDAWMVYPSRNGLTHAARLLLEHIISRIPTYI, encoded by the coding sequence ATGCGTGTTGAAGACTTGTCGTTATTTATCAAAGTGGTTGAATCAGGTAGTTTTAGCGCCGCTGCTCACTCATTAGACTTGCCTCGCGCCAACGTAAGTCGGCGTATTAACGAGTTAGAACAGAGCCTTAATACCCGTTTATTCGTACGCACTACCCGTAAGTTAAACTTAACCAATCAAGGCCAGCAATACTACGAAAGCGTGCAAGACATAATGCGTCGCTTAATAGACGCAAACAGCGCCTTACAAAGCCATACATCTACACCCACAGGTCAGGTCAAGGTGGGAGTAAATGTAGGGAGTGATTATTATCTTATCGACATAACTAAATCATTTAAAAAGCTCTACCCCGATATTGATATTGAAGTACGTTATTCTAACGAAAGCTATCAAGGGTTGTTTGAGCATGGGCTTGATATGGCGATGTATATTGGCGATTTAACCGACTCAAGCTTTGTCGCTCGAAAACTCGGCGGATTTAATAAAATAGTGGTAGCTAGCCCCGCTTACCTAAAAGCCCACAGTACCCCCAAAACACCGCAAGACTTATTACAGCACAGTTGCATTGTATATCGTCGTCACGACCAAAAATTAGAAAATCGTTGGCAATTCTCTAATCAAGATATTGAAGTAAACCATCACCACATTAGTAATAACTATACCCATATTGCTCAAGCGGTAGAAGCCGATTTAGGCATAGCCTTACTGCCCTATATTTTGGCTTACCCGATGCTCGAAAATGGTAGCGTATGTCACTTAATGCCAGAATATTTATCACCCGCCGAAGACGCTTGGATGGTTTATCCAAGCCGTAATGGTTTAACGCATGCTGCGCGTTTACTCCTAGAGCATATTATTTCGCGGATCCCAACCTACATCTAA
- a CDS encoding outer membrane lipoprotein-sorting protein, whose translation MQQHFNKKPPNMWINRTLILALSLLLPQQVLAESPAEKGLRIAQERKAFDLGWVDSKAETEMVLYNAQGDTSTRSIRIQSLEVDGDGDKALSVFDHPADVKGTAFLSFSHALEPDEQWLYLPALKRVKRIGSRNKSGPYMGSEFAFEDLSSFEVEKYTYTYLRDETIAGQDSYVIENVPVDKYSGYTKQITWMDKEAYRVHKVEFYDRKGQLLKTLTMSDYQVYADKHWRPSKMLMVNHQTDKKTEMFWNNYQFKTGVSEAAFNKNKLKRAR comes from the coding sequence ATGCAGCAGCACTTCAACAAAAAACCGCCTAACATGTGGATAAACAGAACACTCATTCTAGCGTTAAGCCTGTTGCTACCGCAGCAAGTGTTAGCCGAAAGCCCAGCGGAAAAAGGCCTACGGATAGCCCAAGAACGAAAAGCCTTTGATTTAGGCTGGGTTGATTCGAAAGCCGAAACAGAAATGGTGCTATACAACGCCCAAGGGGATACCAGCACGCGCTCTATTCGCATTCAATCGCTAGAAGTAGACGGTGATGGCGACAAAGCATTAAGTGTGTTCGACCACCCAGCAGACGTAAAAGGCACCGCCTTTTTAAGCTTTTCTCACGCGCTAGAACCCGACGAACAGTGGTTATACTTACCGGCCTTAAAAAGGGTAAAACGCATTGGCTCTCGTAATAAATCGGGGCCTTACATGGGCAGCGAATTTGCCTTTGAAGACCTAAGCTCATTTGAAGTAGAAAAATACACCTATACCTACCTGCGTGACGAAACCATAGCAGGCCAAGACAGCTACGTAATAGAAAATGTGCCTGTAGACAAATATTCCGGTTATACCAAACAAATAACCTGGATGGACAAAGAAGCCTACCGCGTACATAAAGTAGAGTTTTACGACCGTAAAGGGCAGCTACTTAAAACCCTCACCATGAGTGATTACCAAGTGTATGCCGACAAACATTGGCGTCCGTCTAAAATGCTAATGGTGAATCACCAAACCGATAAAAAGACCGAGATGTTTTGGAACAATTATCAATTTAAAACGGGCGTAAGCGAGGCAGCCTTTAACAAAAACAAGCTTAAGCGAGCACGCTAA